The segment ATACTCTATTGTCTATTAAAAGAATAAATCCATTCATAATAGCTTTTGCTACAGATGAATGGATTCATTATCTTGTTTTATTATTTATTAGAATTCTACTTTTGGTGCTTTTTCACTTCCTTCTTCAGCTTGGAAGTAAGGTCGTTTATCAAAGCCCATTATCCCTGCAAGTATATTTTTAGGGAATTTTCTTATTTTTACGTTATATTCTTTAGCCGCATCATTAAATCTGTTTCTTGCTACTGTAATTCTGTTCTCGGTGCCTTCTAGTTGAGCTTGAAGTCCTAAAAACTGTTCATTAGCTTTTAAATCAGGATAACTTTCTGATATAGCCATTAATCTACCTAATGCAGCTCCAAGTTCTCCTTGAGCTTTTTGGAACTCAGCTAATTTTTCTGGAGTAAGGTCTTTTGCATCTACTGTAATTTGTGTGGCTTTACTTCTCGCTTCAATAACTTCGCTAAGAGTTGCTTTTTCGTGAGTTGCATATCCTTTTACAGTACTTACGAGGTTTGGAATTAAGTCAGAACGACGTTGATATTGGCTTTCAACTTGTGCCCATTGGTTTTCTACATTCTCTTCCATAGATACTAAGCTATTGTAGCCTGTAGCACCCCATAGTAATATAGCAGCTACTACTGCTATGGTAATGATTAGTCCTTTTTTCATACGTTGTAAAATTAAATATTTATATAATTCATAATTTGTTTTAGAATCTAGTACCAGCTCCGCCGCCGCCTCCGCGACCACCACCAAAACTTCCTCCTCCAAAACTTCCACCTCCAAAGCTACCACCTCCGAAGCCTCCTCCAAAGATAGGTCCTCCTCCTGGTCCTGAGCGGTGATTATTTTGGAATGTTTTATTTTTTCGTTTGACGATATGACCACAATTAGTGCATCGGTACGTCTCTTCTGTTAATGTGTAATTAAAATTTCTTTCTAGGATTCTACTGTTTATACGTTGTAATTTGCTTTTGCCACACTTAGGACATTTATTTTGTCTTCTTACTATTAACATAAAGATAACAAATATCACAAAAGAAGTTCCCAAGAATAAACCTATGGGAAGAAATGGATCTTCTTGATTCCTCGCTTTTTTTACAACTACTCCATCTTCCATAGAGTCATATAGTATCTCATTTACAGCTTGTACTCCTGCTACCATACCCGAATCCCAATCTTGATTTTTAAGATAAGGAACCATGTAGTTCATTTGAATTTGTTTTGCTACAACATCGGGTAAAATCCCCTCTAGTCCGTAGCCAGTGTAAAATTGAACACATCTTTGATCGGTTACAAGTAAGATTAACAATCCATTGTCAGCTCCCTTTTTTCCAATACCCCATTTATTAAATAGCTCATTTGAAAAATCGAAACAATCCATTTCTCCAATAGAAGGTAGCACAACAACAGCTATTTCAGCCCCAGTTTTATCTTCTAAGCTATAAATGATATGATCTATTTTTTGTGTAGCACTAGTTGATAAGATATTAGTTGGGTCTGATGTATATCTTCTTTTGTCCATTTTTTGAACATTAGGGACATCTGAAACGGAATAAGCCTTGCTTTCTTGAGCATAAGTTATGCAAGGAAGCAGTATTAATAATGCGATTATAAGTAGCTTGGAATATTTTTTCATCCTTTTCTTTTTTGGGGTTGCCATTGTAAAGTAATAAGAGCTATTGATATTATTATAATACCTAAAATAGAAGAAATGTTTGGTTCTTCATTCGGTAAAATGATCCAACTTAGTATTACGCCTGATACAGGTGTTAAGAATTTCCATATATTTAGTTCTGAAACTTTTACTTCAGGATCTTTTAGTAAGCTATACCAAATAGAAAAACCTGCTGCTGGAATTATAGCCAGCCATATCCATATCAAGTAGAACTTTGTAGGATAAATCTGTAAAGTCCAGTCTTCTAAAAATATTGAAGCAATATAAAGCATAATACCTCCTGTTAAATTTGCTGCAGCTGTTAACACAATAGGATTTACTCTATTTCTGTTTTTGGCTACAATGATATTTGTAGTTGCTCCTACAAGATTACTCAATATCAGTATTATAACACCTACATAGAACACGGTGTTTAGTGATAAACGACTTCCGCTGGTTACACTTACAAAAACAATTCCAACCATACCCAATATAATGGCAAAGGTTTTACGTAAAGTAAGTTTGTCGTCGGGAAGTGTGAAATGTGCCATCAATGCTATAAATAGAGGACCTCCACCAATAATTATAGCTGAAATAGAAGCATCTACCATATTTAATCCAACGAAGAATAGCCCATATTGAACAAAAGATTGTATAAAGCCAAATAGAAGTAAATACCTCCATTCTTTTAAGTGGGCTTTCCAGTCTATCTTCTGATAGAACAATAAAGGTATAAGTAATAGTCCAGCTAAGGTAAAACGAATACCTGAAAGGTGAATAGGAGTGGTATATCCAAAACCTAACTTACCACCTACAAAAGCAGATCCCCATAATACGCAAGCAATAATAGTTAATATCTTATTTTGTAGTTTGTGCATAATTGAATTAGTTCAAATACAAGGAAACAAAGTTTGTCACTCTCCGTGTATATTCTTTTTTCGCTTTTAAGTATGATTCGGCATGTTCCACCTCTGGAACAATCCACAACTCTTTCGGTTCAGGTTTAGCTTCATAAAGGGGATGTACCATCCAAGTTGGTACAAATGTATCTGCATCTCCATGGATAAAAAGCATAGGTAGTTCGCATCTTTTTACAGCATTTAGAGCTGAGGCTTCTTCAAAATTCCATCCGTACTTTTGTTGACACAGCCAACTTGTAATATGCATAATAGGAAAGGAAGGCAAACCAAAGCGAACTTTAAGCTCTTGGGAAAACTCATCCCAAACACTGGTATATCCACAGTCTTCCACAAAGCACTTCACTTGTTGAGGTAATTGCTCTCCAGAAAGCATCATCGTTGTTGCTGCTCCCATAGATATCCCATGCACTACAATCTCTGTTTCTGTACCATATTTATTTATGGATAGATTTATCCATTCTTGAATATCTAGTCTATCTTTCCAGCCCATTTGAATTGCTTTACCTTCACTTAACCCATGAAATTGCAAGTCGGGAAGTAATATATTGTATTCAAGATCTTTATTGTAGAGATATCCTATCATAAACATACGTATGGCATTATCAGTATATCCATGTACTATGACAGCCGTTTTGTTTGTTGGTTTAGGAGCATCAATATAGAAGGCATGAAGTTTTTTCCCCTCTGTATTGATGAGTGTAGTGTCTTTGAGGGCAGAAACATGGTTTAAGCTATCCACCCAGTTTTCTAGAAATGGGTAATTTTGATACATTTCTGTATAAGATTTCTCTATATTTAGACCCCTATGTAAAGGAGTTAGGGCGTAGCTTAACATATAAAAACCTGCCGCTAGGCATATCATAAGAATAGCTATGCAAGGCATAGCTATATATTTGAAGATCTTTTTTCTACTCATAGTTCATTCCAAATTTCCCAAGCTTTTATAGCTTGTAGGTGTAACATATCAAGACCATTTTTAGTTATTGCACCTCGATCTATGCCTTCTTTGAGAAAAGAAGTAATTTCAGGGTTGTATACTAAGTCATACAAAAGATGGCTCTCGTTTATCAAGTGATAAGGAATTTGCGGCTTTTCTTTTGTTTTAGGATGCATTCCCAATGGGGTGCAATTAACAATAATCTGGTATTCATTTAGCAGCAGTGCATTTACTTCTTCATAAGTAATACTCTTTTCTTTCTTATTCCTAGAAACCGATAAGGTTTTAATGCCCATTTTCTGTAAGCCATAGTGTACTGCTTTAGATGCCCCACCTGTTCCTAGTACGAGTGCTTTTTGATTATGAGGCTTTAATAAGGGTCTGATAGATTCTACGAATCCAAAAACATCAGAGTTATATCCTATTAAAGATTTTTCTCCATGATTGTTTTTTACAACTCTTACTACATTTACAGCACCTATTGCTTTAGCTTCATCACTTATACCACTTAGGAATGGAATTATTTTTTCTTTGTAGGGTATGGTAACATTAAACCCTTGTAGCGAGGAGTGAGTTTTAAGTATAGCTGTGAGATCCTCAATAGTAGGAATTTCAAAATTGAGATACTGAGCATCAATACCTTCATTTTGAAATTTACTACTGAAAAAGTTTTGAGAAAAAGAATGTCCTAAAGGGTATCCTATTAGGCCGAATGTCTGCATAATATAAAATAGATTATTGAAGAATTTGAAATTAAGCTATTTTTGTTGCAGTATACATAGTACACACGCCAAAAGTAAGTCTTTCAAATTTTACTTCACTATATCCTATCCCTTGTAAGATACTTTGCATTACTTCTCCTTGAGGAAAAGCTTTAATCGTATTTGGAAGATAGTGGTATGCTCTCTTATCACTCGTTAGGGCTTGTCCAAAAAGAGGAATAATAGATTGTGAGTAAAATCGGAATAATTGCTTCATTGGAGCTTTATCTGGTGTGGTCAATTCTAAAATAACCAAATGTCCACCCGGTTTTAGAACTCTGTACATCTCTGATAATCCTTGTTCAAGACTCTCAAAGTTACGGATACCAAATGCAGCTGTTATAGCATCAAACTTATTGTCTTCATACGTTAGGTTGAGACAATCTTCTTTTTCAAATACAATATAGGGGTCGAATCCAGCTTTTTTGACTTTAACACGACCTACGTTCATCATACCATCAGAAATGTCTACGCCTGTTAATCTTTGTGGCTTTATTTTGCGATAAGCTAACATGGCAAAGTCTCCTGTACCTGTAGCTACATCCATAATCGTTTCAGGATTATATTGTTTAAGCCATTTAATTGCCTTGCGGCGCCATATCTTATCTATACTAAAAGACAAGATATGGTTAAGTTTGTCATAAGCAGGAGCAATATTATCAAACATTTGCTCAACTTGTTCTGCTTTTTTACCTTTTGTACTGTATGGTTTTATTGATTCTTGTGCGTATTTCATCTCTGATAAGTAGCCAAAAAAGCTTTTACATTTTTTTCTATACGTTCATTTAAATGTTCACTATTCGCTTTTTCAAAAGGTTTACCTACAATATGTTCGTATAACTCGATATATCTTTCGGAAACAGAGTTTACATATTCTTCAGTCATTTCTGGAACTTGTTGTCCTGGTTCTCCCATGAAATTATGCTCGATTAACCATTGACGAACGAATTCTTTTGAAAGTTGTTTTTGTGGTAATCCTTTTTCGAAGTTTTCTTTATAACCTTCAGCGTAGAAGTAGCGGGATGAGTCGGGAGTGTGAATTTCATCTATCAGATAGATTTTCCCATCCTTTTTCCCAAACTCATATTTTGTGTCAACTAAAATTAGTCCTTTTTCTTTAGCCATTTTAGAACCTCTTTCAAATAGTGCATATGTATATTTTTCAAGTTGTTCATAATCTTCTTTGCTTACTAATCCTTGTGCTATAATTTCTTCTTTAGAGATGTTTTCATCATGACCTTCATCTGCTTTAGTAGTAGGAGTAATAATAGGTGTAGGGAATTTTTGATTTTCCTTCATTCCTTCTGGAAGCTGTACGCCACATAGAGTGCGAGCTCCTTTTTTATATTCTCTCCATGCACTACCTGTTAAGTAGGCTCTAATAATCATTTCAACTCTGAAACCTTCACAAAGAAGTCCAACAGTTACCATAGGATCTGGAGTTGCTATGAGCCAGTTGGGAACAATGTGTGCAGTTGCATTTAAAAACTGTGCTGCAATTTGATTTAGAACTTGTCCTTTAAAAGGGATTCCTTTTGGAAGAACTACGTCAAAGGCCGAAATTCGGTCTGTGGCAACCATTACCAATAAATCATCATTAATGTTATAAACATCACGTACTTTTCCATGATAAACATTTTTTTGACCAGGGAAATTGAAGTTTGTTTTTACCAATGCTTTGCTCATTGTTCTAAGGTTTAAAATCGTTTTTTTATAAAGTGAATATTTATTTTAGTGAGAGTCATCCTCACTATTACGTTTTCTTCTGTCTTTACGTTCTTCTTCTATTTTTTTATCGAAGGTGTCGTATGCTTCTACTATCCTCTCAACTAGTTTATGTCTAACAATATCTTTCTTAGTAAGTTCAACTATGCTTATACCTTTGACATCCCTTAAAATGCGAAGAGCTTGAACCAACCCTGAAGTTTGTGAGCGAGGAAGGTCTATCTGAGTCATATCACCCGTAATAATCATTTTTGTGTTCATACCCATACGAGTTAGAAACATTTTGATTTGCTGTGTAGTAGTATTTTGTGCTTCATCTAAAATCACTACTGCATCATTTAAAGTACGACCACGCATAAAAGCTAAAGGTGCTATTTGGATAATACTTAATTCCATATACTCCTTAAGCTTGGCTGCAGGAATCATATCCTGAAGAGCATCGTATAAGGGTTGTAGATAAGGATCTATTTTTTCCTTCATGTCACCAGGTAGAAATCCTAGTTTTTCACCAGCTTCTACAGCAGGTCTACTTAAAATTATCTTTTTAATTTCTTTATTTTTCAACGCTCTAACTGCTAAGGCTATGGCAACATAAGTTTTACCCGAACCAGCTGGTCCTATAGCAAATACCATATCATTCTTAATGAATCCTTTAACTAGCTTTTCTTGGTTAGCACTTCTAGGAGAGATTGGTTTTCCGGTAACACTATAAACAATTACTTCATCTGCTTTTTTACCGATGGGTTTATTGCCTTTTACAATATCTATAATAGTTTCTTCATCAATGATATTGTAGGTAGAACAGTATTTTTCGATTGCAATTACGGCTTCTTCAAAGGCACACATTTCTTCTTCATCGCCCAAAACCTTAAGGACATTTCCACGAGCAACTAGGCGTATTTTAGGGAATAGTGATTTTAAAAGTTGGATATTACTATTATTTACACCGTAAAAGAGTACGGGATCAACTTCTTCTAGAACGATTATCTTTTCTATCATTTATTGATTTAAAATATTATGTACCTTAAGCTGCAAATTTAGTCAAAAGGTTTGGATACTTCATGTTATATAGCATATAATTATTCCTAATAGTTTGTAATTATGAGATTTAACTATACTAGATAAATTCATAAAAAGGAATACTTGAAAATTATTTTATTTTCATCGCTTCCTATTTCATATATTTGTGGACATTATGAAAAAAACGAAATTACTACTTTTTGCAATTGTGTCATTACTTAGTCTTACTTCTTACGGTAAACACAAGATTTTCAACTTAGAAGATTATGGTATTGTTCCTAACACTAAGGAAAATATAACATTAAAGTTGAATAGTACTTTAGAAGAAATAAAAAAAGATCTTACTGAAAAGGATAAGGTTACTCTACAGTTTGCACCAGGTTCTTATCATTTTTATCCTGAAGAATCGCTATCAAAGACCTATTATATATCCAATCACGATCAAGATAATCCTAAAAAAGTAGGCTTAGCTCTTGAGCATTGGCATAATCTGACGGTTGATGGAGGGGGAGCTAATTTCATTTTTCATGGAACCATGTTACCTATTTCTCTTTTATATTCAGAAAACTGTAAGCTTAAAAACTTTACACTTGATTTTGAGAACCCACATATAGCACAAGTCATAATAGAATCTAACAAAGGAGAGGAAGGCATTGTCTTTAGACCATCTAAAGAGGTGTCGTGTCGAATAGCCGATAATGGAAAGTTAGAAACCTATGGAGATGATTGGGTTATGCAACCTTTTACTGGCATTGCATTTGATCCTATAACAAGGCATATCTTATATAATACAAGTGATCTTTATATGGATACCTCTGATATAACCGATTTGGAAGATGGTTCTTTTTATGCACCGAAGTGGATTGATAAAAGATTGGTTGATGGAACAGTAGTAGCAATGCGTACTTGGTATCGTCCTGCCCCTGGCTTGTTTTTATCTCACAATATAAATACTCAGCTGGTAAATATAAAAGTTCATTATGCGCAAGGTATGGGATTATTAGCTCAGATGTGTGAAAATATTACACTAGATGAGTTTTCCGTTTGCTTAAAAGGGGATCATGATTCTCGCTATTTTACAACCCAAGCTGATGCTACTCACTTTTCAAGTTGTAAAGGGAAAATTATTTCTAAGAACGGACTTTATGAGGGGATGATGGATGATGCTATTAATATTCATGGAACCTACTTAAAGGTTGTTAAGCGAGTGGATGACCATACACTGATTACGAAATATATGCACCCACAAGCCTGGGGTTTTGAGTGGGGAAGAGTATTGGATAAAGTACAGTTTGTCCGATCTGAAACTATGGAATTAGTAGGAGAAGAAAATAGTATAACTTCTATTACTGCTTATGATCAAGATGAGATAGAGGGCGCTAAAGAATTTATGATTCGTTTCAAAAACAGTATTAATAAACAGATTCATGAGGGAGAGGGTTATGGTATTGAGAATCTAACATGGACCCCTCAAGTGATTTTTTCTCAAAATACGATCCGTAATAATAGAGCCCGCGGAGCTTTGTTTAGTACTCCTCAGAAGACAATCGTAGAAAATAATCTATTTGATCACACTTCAGGCACGGCTATTTTGCTTTGTGGAGATTGTAATGGATGGTATGAAACAGGAGCTTGTCGTGAAGTAATTATTAGAAAGAACCATTTTATTAATGCACTCACTAATATGTTTCAGTTTACGAATGCCATTATTTCTATTTATCCTGAAATTCCAAATTTAGAAAAACAAACTAAATACTTCCATGGGGGAGGTTATGGAGTTATACGGATAGAGGATAATATTTTTGAGACCTTTGATGAACCCTTACTTTATGCAAAATCAGTTGAGGGTTTGGTATTTAAGAATAATCGAGTGATTAAAAATACTGACTTCACACCTTTTCATTGGAATAAGCAAAGGGTTTTCTTGGAAAGAGTTTCCAACGCTGAAATAGAAGATTAATCTATTTTTAGAGTTAAAGACTAAAAATTTATGACACCGACATCGTATCATCTTAACACCGACATGATGATACGATGTCGGTGTCATCGTTCCTTTTTGATTGTGTTTAAAATTGTATAATTTTCTTTTTTATGAGAAGAAGGTTATTCTAATTAGTTGTTCATTTTTTTTATTAAGTTGTAATAACAATAGTAACATCTGTTTAAATGTTCTTATATTTGTTCTGAACCTTTATCTAAAACGACAAATATATGTTAGCTTTTAAAACACGTATGCTATTCGTATCTCTAATGATATGGCTTAGCCCTGCATTCGTTTTGGGAACTCCTATTAATATAGATTCTATTTTAAATGAATCAAATAAGCTTTTGCATGAAAACCCCAAAGAAGCTTTGAGAAAGGCACATTTTATATTGAGTTCCAAAGATTCCATTGACGATAAATTAACTCGAACTAAAGCTCTATTTATATATGCTAGAGCATCTAGTTTTTTGGGAGATTTTGATGTTGCTATTGAGGCTCTTTATGAAGCAGAACGTTTATGTCCTATAGATGAACCTCTTATTTTGGCACAAGTATATATGGAGATTTCTGATCTTTATTGTCGATTAAAAGATTATAGAAAAGCTTTTGAATACAACGATGAAGCTCTAGCTGTATTTAAGGTGCATCAAGATTCTATAAGTATTGCCTCGTGCCATAATAATAGAGGAATAATTCATGCCAATCTAAATGAGTTTCAAACTGCAGAACAGTGTTTTAAAAATGCATTGGCAATTAATAAGAAGTTGGGTAATATAAAAGGAGTAGCTGCAAATCTCAACAATCTCTGTTTGTACAAAGGAGATACAGAGGAGAAATTGGCTATGATTGATGAGTCTATAATTATCAATAAAAATTTAAATGCCAATTGGGGGTTATGTGAGAATTACAATAATAAAGGTAGGCAATTATTTTTTGCAGGGAGATATAAAGAAGCTCTAAAGGTTCTGCTTTATATAAAGGAAGAAATAGCAAAAATAGGCAGTAAAGAGTTAGAGTGTGATAATTATGAGTATTTATCTTGGGTGTATAATGCTATGGGGAACTATAAAGAAGCACATGATGCCTTAGAGAAACTATTTGTATTATCTCAAGAGTTACAGAATGATCAAAAGCTAAGAAGCGTAGAACGCAATATTTCAAATAAAAGATTGACTGAAAGCAAACGAGAAATGGAGTCTAAAGAACAAAAG is part of the Bacteroides coprosuis DSM 18011 genome and harbors:
- a CDS encoding LemA family protein (COGs: COG1704 conserved hypothetical protein~InterPro IPR007156~KEGG: bth:BT_4212 hypothetical protein~PFAM: LemA~SPTR: Putative uncharacterized protein;~IMG reference gene:2504106447~PFAM: LemA family), with protein sequence MKKGLIITIAVVAAILLWGATGYNSLVSMEENVENQWAQVESQYQRRSDLIPNLVSTVKGYATHEKATLSEVIEARSKATQITVDAKDLTPEKLAEFQKAQGELGAALGRLMAISESYPDLKANEQFLGLQAQLEGTENRITVARNRFNDAAKEYNVKIRKFPKNILAGIMGFDKRPYFQAEEGSEKAPKVEF
- a CDS encoding protein of unknown function DUF477 (COGs: COG1512 Beta-propeller domains of methanol dehydrogenase type~InterPro IPR007621~KEGG: bfs:BF0836 hypothetical protein~PFAM: Protein of unknown function DUF477~SPTR: Beta-propeller domains of methanol dehydrogenase type;~IMG reference gene:2504106448~PFAM: Domain of unknown function (DUF477)), yielding MKKYSKLLIIALLILLPCITYAQESKAYSVSDVPNVQKMDKRRYTSDPTNILSTSATQKIDHIIYSLEDKTGAEIAVVVLPSIGEMDCFDFSNELFNKWGIGKKGADNGLLILLVTDQRCVQFYTGYGLEGILPDVVAKQIQMNYMVPYLKNQDWDSGMVAGVQAVNEILYDSMEDGVVVKKARNQEDPFLPIGLFLGTSFVIFVIFMLIVRRQNKCPKCGKSKLQRINSRILERNFNYTLTEETYRCTNCGHIVKRKNKTFQNNHRSGPGGGPIFGGGFGGGSFGGGSFGGGSFGGGRGGGGGAGTRF
- a CDS encoding protein of unknown function DUF6 transmembrane (InterPro IPR000620~KEGG: pca:Pcar_1245 putative permease~PFAM: Drug/metabolite transporter~SPTR: Putative permease;~IMG reference gene:2504106449~PFAM: EamA-like transporter family), yielding MHKLQNKILTIIACVLWGSAFVGGKLGFGYTTPIHLSGIRFTLAGLLLIPLLFYQKIDWKAHLKEWRYLLLFGFIQSFVQYGLFFVGLNMVDASISAIIIGGGPLFIALMAHFTLPDDKLTLRKTFAIILGMVGIVFVSVTSGSRLSLNTVFYVGVIILILSNLVGATTNIIVAKNRNRVNPIVLTAAANLTGGIMLYIASIFLEDWTLQIYPTKFYLIWIWLAIIPAAGFSIWYSLLKDPEVKVSELNIWKFLTPVSGVILSWIILPNEEPNISSILGIIIISIALITLQWQPQKRKG
- a CDS encoding hypothetical protein (COGs: COG1073 Hydrolase of the alpha/beta superfamily~KEGG: bth:BT_4214 hypothetical protein~SPTR: Cell surface hydrolase, membrane-bound;~IMG reference gene:2504106450~PFAM: Prolyl oligopeptidase family); this translates as MSRKKIFKYIAMPCIAILMICLAAGFYMLSYALTPLHRGLNIEKSYTEMYQNYPFLENWVDSLNHVSALKDTTLINTEGKKLHAFYIDAPKPTNKTAVIVHGYTDNAIRMFMIGYLYNKDLEYNILLPDLQFHGLSEGKAIQMGWKDRLDIQEWINLSINKYGTETEIVVHGISMGAATTMMLSGEQLPQQVKCFVEDCGYTSVWDEFSQELKVRFGLPSFPIMHITSWLCQQKYGWNFEEASALNAVKRCELPMLFIHGDADTFVPTWMVHPLYEAKPEPKELWIVPEVEHAESYLKAKKEYTRRVTNFVSLYLN
- a CDS encoding Shikimate dehydrogenase substrate binding domain protein (COGs: COG0169 Shikimate 5-dehydrogenase~InterPro IPR013708:IPR006151~KEGG: bvu:BVU_2541 shikimate 5-dehydrogenase~PFAM: Shikimate dehydrogenase substrate binding, N-terminal; Quinate/shikimate 5-dehydrogenase/glutamyl-tRNA reductase~SPTR: Shikimate 5-dehydrogenase;~IMG reference gene:2504106451~PFAM: Shikimate dehydrogenase substrate binding domain~TIGRFAM: shikimate 5-dehydrogenase): MQTFGLIGYPLGHSFSQNFFSSKFQNEGIDAQYLNFEIPTIEDLTAILKTHSSLQGFNVTIPYKEKIIPFLSGISDEAKAIGAVNVVRVVKNNHGEKSLIGYNSDVFGFVESIRPLLKPHNQKALVLGTGGASKAVHYGLQKMGIKTLSVSRNKKEKSITYEEVNALLLNEYQIIVNCTPLGMHPKTKEKPQIPYHLINESHLLYDLVYNPEITSFLKEGIDRGAITKNGLDMLHLQAIKAWEIWNEL
- a CDS encoding Ubiquinone/menaquinone biosynthesis methyltransferase ubiE (COGs: COG2226 Methylase involved in ubiquinone/menaquinone biosynthesis~HAMAP: UbiE/COQ5 methyltransferase~InterPro IPR004033~KEGG: bfs:BF0839 ubiquinone/menaquinone biosynthesis methyltransferase~PFAM: UbiE/COQ5 methyltransferase~SPTR: Putative ubiquinone/menaquinone biosynthesis methyltransferase;~TIGRFAM: UbiE/COQ5 methyltransferase~IMG reference gene:2504106452~PFAM: ubiE/COQ5 methyltransferase family~TIGRFAM: ubiquinone/menaquinone biosynthesis methyltransferases), encoding MKYAQESIKPYSTKGKKAEQVEQMFDNIAPAYDKLNHILSFSIDKIWRRKAIKWLKQYNPETIMDVATGTGDFAMLAYRKIKPQRLTGVDISDGMMNVGRVKVKKAGFDPYIVFEKEDCLNLTYEDNKFDAITAAFGIRNFESLEQGLSEMYRVLKPGGHLVILELTTPDKAPMKQLFRFYSQSIIPLFGQALTSDKRAYHYLPNTIKAFPQGEVMQSILQGIGYSEVKFERLTFGVCTMYTATKIA
- a CDS encoding Phosphoribosylaminoimidazole-succinocarboxamides synthase (COGs: COG0152 Phosphoribosylaminoimidazolesuccinocarboxamide (SAICAR) synthase~HAMAP: SAICAR synthetase~InterPro IPR001636~KEGG: pgn:PGN_0976 phosphoribosylaminoimidazole-succinocarboxamide synthase~PFAM: SAICAR synthetase~PRIAM: Phosphoribosylaminoimidazolesuccinocarboxamide synthase~SPTR: Phosphoribosylaminoimidazole-succinocarboxamide synthase;~IMG reference gene:2504106453~PFAM: SAICAR synthetase~TIGRFAM: phosphoribosylaminoimidazole-succinocarboxamide synthase), which codes for MSKALVKTNFNFPGQKNVYHGKVRDVYNINDDLLVMVATDRISAFDVVLPKGIPFKGQVLNQIAAQFLNATAHIVPNWLIATPDPMVTVGLLCEGFRVEMIIRAYLTGSAWREYKKGARTLCGVQLPEGMKENQKFPTPIITPTTKADEGHDENISKEEIIAQGLVSKEDYEQLEKYTYALFERGSKMAKEKGLILVDTKYEFGKKDGKIYLIDEIHTPDSSRYFYAEGYKENFEKGLPQKQLSKEFVRQWLIEHNFMGEPGQQVPEMTEEYVNSVSERYIELYEHIVGKPFEKANSEHLNERIEKNVKAFLATYQR
- a CDS encoding PhoH family protein (COGs: COG1702 Phosphate starvation-inducible protein PhoH predicted ATPase~InterPro IPR003714~KEGG: bfs:BF0841 putative phosphate starvation-inducible PhoH-like protein~PFAM: PhoH-like protein~SPTR: Phosphate starvation-inducible protein PhoH;~IMG reference gene:2504106454~PFAM: PhoH-like protein), which translates into the protein MIEKIIVLEEVDPVLFYGVNNSNIQLLKSLFPKIRLVARGNVLKVLGDEEEMCAFEEAVIAIEKYCSTYNIIDEETIIDIVKGNKPIGKKADEVIVYSVTGKPISPRSANQEKLVKGFIKNDMVFAIGPAGSGKTYVAIALAVRALKNKEIKKIILSRPAVEAGEKLGFLPGDMKEKIDPYLQPLYDALQDMIPAAKLKEYMELSIIQIAPLAFMRGRTLNDAVVILDEAQNTTTQQIKMFLTRMGMNTKMIITGDMTQIDLPRSQTSGLVQALRILRDVKGISIVELTKKDIVRHKLVERIVEAYDTFDKKIEEERKDRRKRNSEDDSH